In Streptomyces sp. NBC_01717, one DNA window encodes the following:
- a CDS encoding glycine--tRNA ligase: MAADKIDSIVSLSKRRGFVYPCSEIYGGQKAAWDYGPLGVELKENLKRQWWRYMVTSREDVVGLDSSVILAPEVWVASGHVATFTDPLTECTSCHKRFRADHLEEAYEEKHGKPPVNGLADLNCPNCGNKGTFTEPKQFSGLLSTHLGPTQDSGSVAYLRPETAQGIFTNFGQVQQTSRKKPPFGIAQMGKSFRNEITPGNFIFRTREFEQMEMEFFVKPGEDEQWHEYWMEQRWNWYTDLGLREENMRWFEHPKEKLSHYSKRTADIEYRFRFGGSEWGELEGVANRTDYDLKAHSAASGTDLSFFDQEAGERWTPYVIEPAAGVGRSMLAFLLDAYIEDEAPNAKGVMEKRTVMRLDPRLAPVKVAVLPLSRNPQLSPKAKGLATDLRKNWNIEFDDAGAIGRRYRRQDEIGTPFCVTVDFDTLDDNAVTVRERDTMKQERVSLDQIQAYLGARLLGC, from the coding sequence GTGGCCGCCGACAAGATCGACTCCATCGTCAGCCTGAGCAAGCGCCGTGGCTTCGTTTACCCCTGCAGTGAGATCTACGGCGGCCAGAAGGCCGCCTGGGACTACGGGCCGCTGGGCGTTGAGCTCAAGGAGAACCTCAAGCGCCAGTGGTGGCGCTACATGGTCACTTCGCGCGAGGACGTGGTCGGTCTCGACTCGTCGGTCATCCTCGCCCCCGAGGTGTGGGTCGCCTCCGGCCACGTCGCCACGTTCACCGACCCGCTGACCGAGTGCACCTCCTGCCACAAGCGCTTCCGCGCGGACCACCTGGAGGAGGCGTACGAGGAGAAGCACGGCAAGCCGCCCGTCAACGGCCTCGCCGACCTCAACTGCCCGAACTGTGGCAACAAGGGCACCTTCACCGAGCCCAAGCAGTTCTCGGGTCTGCTCTCCACGCACCTCGGCCCGACCCAGGACTCCGGCTCGGTCGCCTACCTGCGCCCCGAGACCGCGCAGGGCATCTTCACCAACTTCGGTCAGGTGCAGCAGACCTCGCGCAAGAAGCCGCCGTTCGGCATCGCGCAGATGGGCAAGTCCTTCCGGAACGAGATCACTCCGGGCAACTTCATCTTCCGCACCCGCGAGTTCGAGCAGATGGAGATGGAGTTCTTCGTCAAGCCGGGCGAGGACGAGCAGTGGCACGAGTACTGGATGGAGCAGCGCTGGAACTGGTACACGGACCTGGGCCTGCGCGAGGAGAACATGCGGTGGTTCGAGCACCCGAAGGAGAAGCTCTCCCACTACTCCAAGCGCACCGCTGACATCGAGTACCGCTTCCGCTTCGGCGGCAGCGAGTGGGGCGAGCTGGAGGGCGTCGCCAACCGCACGGACTACGACCTCAAGGCCCACTCCGCCGCTTCCGGCACGGACCTGTCGTTCTTCGACCAGGAGGCCGGCGAGCGCTGGACTCCGTACGTCATCGAGCCGGCGGCCGGTGTCGGCCGTTCGATGCTCGCCTTCCTCCTCGACGCCTACATCGAGGACGAGGCGCCCAACGCCAAGGGCGTCATGGAGAAGCGCACCGTGATGCGCCTCGACCCGCGCCTCGCGCCGGTCAAGGTCGCGGTGCTGCCGCTGTCCCGCAACCCGCAGCTGTCGCCGAAGGCCAAGGGCCTCGCCACCGACCTGCGGAAGAACTGGAACATCGAGTTCGACGACGCGGGCGCCATCGGCCGCCGCTACCGTCGTCAGGACGAGATCGGTACGCCGTTCTGCGTCACCGTCGACTTCGACACCCTCGACGACAACGCGGTGACGGTGCGCGAGCGCGACACCATGAAGCAGGAGCGTGTCTCGCTGGACCAGATCCAGGCCTACCTCGGCGCCCGACTGCTGGGCTGCTGA
- a CDS encoding TetR family transcriptional regulator, whose product MPSADPLTPERILEATEDVLRRYGPAKATVVDVARALGVSHGSVYRHFRTKSELREAVTARWLTRTEVALTEIINTSAEPAPVKLQHWLTALFEAKRHKAGDDPELFATYIVLIGESTVVEAHIRELVGQLREIVEEGVRGGQFAVDDPAVAAQAVFDATARFHDPAYAAEWQNPAIGAEFTAVSDLLLRGLRA is encoded by the coding sequence ATGCCGTCAGCCGACCCACTGACCCCCGAGCGCATTCTCGAGGCCACCGAGGACGTGCTGCGCCGCTACGGCCCCGCCAAGGCGACGGTGGTCGACGTGGCGCGCGCGCTCGGCGTCAGCCACGGCAGCGTCTACCGCCATTTCCGTACGAAGTCGGAGCTGCGCGAGGCGGTGACCGCTCGCTGGCTGACCCGGACCGAGGTGGCCCTCACGGAGATCATCAACACGTCGGCGGAGCCCGCCCCGGTGAAACTGCAGCACTGGCTGACGGCGCTGTTCGAGGCCAAGCGCCACAAGGCCGGTGACGACCCCGAGCTGTTCGCCACCTACATCGTGCTGATCGGCGAGAGCACGGTCGTCGAGGCGCACATCCGCGAACTGGTCGGCCAGCTGCGGGAGATCGTCGAGGAGGGCGTGCGCGGCGGGCAGTTCGCGGTCGACGATCCGGCGGTAGCCGCGCAGGCGGTCTTCGACGCGACGGCGCGCTTCCACGACCCGGCGTACGCGGCCGAGTGGCAGAACCCCGCGATCGGGGCCGAGTTCACCGCCGTCTCGGACCTGCTGCTTCGCGGCCTGCGCGCGTAG
- a CDS encoding aldo/keto reductase: MTTTRTLGSTGPQVSALGLGCMGMSALYGESDRTESIATIHAALDAGITLLDTGDFYGMGHNELLINEALRTASGTAREQALTSVKFGALRTVEGAFTGYDGRPAAVKNFAAYSLQRLGTDHIDIYRIARVDPDVPVEETIGAIAELVEAGHVRHIGLSEVGADTIRRAASVAPISDLQIEYSLISRSVEDAILPVCRELGIGVTAYGVLSRGLISGHFSRDRELAPGDFRAMSPRFQGGNLQHNLDLVDALRKIAEQKGVSVAQIAIAWVLGRGTDIVPLVGARRRDRLTEALGALDVTLDAADLAAIEEAVPAGAAAGARYPDNQMAHLDSER, encoded by the coding sequence ATGACCACCACCCGCACGCTCGGCTCCACCGGCCCACAGGTCTCCGCACTGGGCCTCGGCTGCATGGGCATGTCCGCGCTGTACGGCGAGAGCGACCGCACCGAGTCGATCGCCACCATCCACGCCGCGCTCGACGCGGGCATCACCCTGCTGGACACCGGCGACTTCTACGGCATGGGTCACAACGAACTGCTGATCAACGAGGCGCTGCGCACCGCTTCCGGCACCGCTCGCGAACAGGCGCTGACCAGCGTGAAGTTCGGCGCGCTGCGTACGGTCGAAGGCGCCTTCACGGGGTACGACGGCCGCCCTGCCGCCGTGAAGAACTTCGCCGCGTATTCGCTCCAGCGACTCGGCACCGACCACATCGACATCTACCGGATCGCCCGTGTCGATCCCGATGTGCCGGTCGAGGAGACCATCGGTGCCATCGCCGAGCTGGTCGAGGCCGGCCATGTGCGCCACATCGGCCTGTCCGAGGTCGGCGCGGACACGATCCGCCGCGCGGCGTCGGTGGCCCCCATCTCCGATCTGCAGATCGAGTACTCGCTGATCTCCCGGTCCGTCGAGGACGCGATCCTGCCGGTCTGCCGCGAGCTGGGCATCGGCGTCACGGCATACGGGGTGCTGTCGCGCGGCCTGATCAGCGGGCACTTCAGCCGTGACCGCGAGCTGGCCCCCGGCGACTTCCGCGCCATGAGCCCCCGCTTCCAGGGCGGGAACCTCCAGCACAACCTCGACCTGGTCGATGCCCTGCGCAAGATCGCCGAGCAGAAGGGGGTCTCGGTCGCCCAGATCGCCATCGCCTGGGTGCTCGGCCGGGGTACGGACATCGTGCCGCTCGTCGGCGCCCGCCGCCGCGACCGGCTCACCGAGGCTCTCGGTGCCCTGGATGTCACGCTGGACGCCGCCGACCTCGCCGCGATCGAGGAGGCTGTCCCGGCGGGTGCGGCCGCCGGTGCGCGCTACCCGGACAACCAGATGGCCCACCTCGACAGCGAGCGCTGA
- a CDS encoding DUF6243 family protein — translation MAKSRNNLLGVGGQRKKLSRAEQQGAGTARNADRKTAADQKQELLRKMRERAQSAESAQSDDSPEQEQQAQS, via the coding sequence GTGGCCAAGAGCCGCAACAACCTCCTCGGCGTCGGCGGACAGCGCAAGAAGCTGTCCCGCGCCGAGCAGCAGGGCGCGGGCACCGCGCGCAACGCCGACCGCAAGACGGCTGCCGACCAGAAGCAGGAGCTGCTGCGCAAGATGCGGGAGCGTGCGCAGTCCGCCGAGTCCGCACAGTCGGACGACTCCCCGGAGCAGGAGCAGCAAGCCCAGAGCTGA
- a CDS encoding MFS transporter: MSESTVRTQTAALTTGVVRHDHPIPVLGTLGLFTVLIGAALPLIDFFIVNVALPTIDKDLAAGPALLELVVAGYGLAYAVLLVLGGRLGDMAGRRRLFLTGMAAFALTSLACGLAPDAWTLVGARVAQGASAALMLPQVLATIQAATSGHRRARAMSLYGATAGLSMVAGQILGGVLVAAAPLSSVFGESAGWRSVFLVNVPVAAVGLVLAARAVPETRSDRPAPIDVPGTLLLAVSLVTLLAPLTEGRAAGWPVWTWISLALFPIAAAAFYRVEQRADRRGQIPLIPPSLLRLDSLRRGLALVLPFSLGFGGFMFVIAVALQQGLKMGPAAAGLALAPMAVAFFAASLAGPRLVRRFGSRVVTAGGLIQGAGVTVLALTVWLGWPDLGLPALLPGVAIAGLGQGLQLPVLFRIVLSDVPAERAGVGGGVMTTTQQAALALGVATLGTLFLALVPGSGMRDALIVALLVQLAAVALTTLLSLRLPRAVA; the protein is encoded by the coding sequence GTGAGTGAATCCACCGTACGGACGCAGACAGCCGCCCTCACCACCGGTGTGGTGCGGCACGACCATCCCATCCCGGTACTCGGCACGCTCGGACTGTTCACCGTGCTGATCGGTGCGGCCCTGCCGCTCATCGACTTCTTCATCGTCAATGTCGCCCTGCCGACGATCGACAAGGATCTGGCCGCGGGCCCCGCACTGCTCGAACTGGTCGTGGCGGGCTACGGACTCGCGTACGCCGTCCTGCTCGTCCTCGGCGGCCGGCTCGGCGACATGGCCGGGCGGCGCCGGCTCTTCCTCACCGGCATGGCGGCCTTCGCGCTCACCTCACTGGCCTGCGGGCTCGCCCCGGATGCCTGGACGCTCGTCGGGGCACGGGTGGCGCAGGGCGCCTCGGCGGCGCTGATGCTGCCTCAGGTGCTCGCCACCATCCAGGCCGCCACCTCCGGACACCGGCGGGCGCGTGCGATGAGCCTCTACGGGGCGACGGCCGGGTTGTCGATGGTCGCCGGCCAGATCCTCGGCGGCGTACTGGTCGCCGCCGCTCCGCTGTCGTCGGTGTTCGGCGAGAGCGCGGGCTGGCGGTCGGTCTTCCTGGTGAACGTGCCGGTGGCGGCGGTGGGGCTGGTCCTGGCCGCGCGTGCGGTGCCGGAGACCCGCTCGGACCGGCCCGCGCCCATCGACGTACCGGGGACGCTGCTGCTGGCCGTTTCGCTGGTGACGCTGCTGGCGCCGCTGACGGAGGGACGGGCCGCGGGCTGGCCGGTGTGGACCTGGATCTCCCTCGCGCTGTTCCCGATCGCCGCGGCCGCCTTCTACCGGGTCGAACAGCGCGCCGACCGGCGCGGACAGATCCCGCTGATCCCGCCTAGCCTGCTGCGGCTGGACTCGCTGCGGCGCGGTCTGGCGCTGGTGCTGCCGTTCTCGCTCGGCTTCGGCGGCTTCATGTTCGTCATCGCGGTGGCGCTGCAGCAGGGCCTGAAGATGGGTCCGGCGGCCGCCGGGCTGGCATTGGCGCCGATGGCGGTGGCCTTCTTCGCGGCCTCGCTGGCAGGTCCGCGGCTGGTCCGGCGGTTCGGCAGCCGAGTCGTGACGGCGGGCGGGCTGATCCAGGGCGCGGGCGTCACGGTGCTCGCGCTCACCGTGTGGCTCGGCTGGCCCGACCTGGGGCTCCCGGCCCTGCTGCCGGGCGTCGCGATCGCCGGCCTCGGCCAGGGGCTGCAACTGCCGGTCCTGTTCCGCATCGTGCTCTCCGACGTGCCGGCCGAGCGGGCCGGGGTGGGCGGCGGAGTGATGACGACGACACAGCAGGCCGCGCTGGCCCTGGGGGTGGCCACCCTCGGGACGCTGTTCCTCGCCCTGGTCCCCGGTTCGGGCATGCGGGACGCACTGATCGTGGCGCTGCTCGTGCAGCTGGCGGCGGTGGCGCTGACGACGCTGCTGAGCCTGCGGCTGCCGCGCGCGGTGGCGTGA
- a CDS encoding MmyB family transcriptional regulator translates to MTTMVTDVQQMPHGPGPARSAEPPETEVRRHELAGFLRSRRERITPEQVGLPRGRRRRTPGLRREEVAQLSAVGVTWYTWLEQARDIQVSPQVLDALARALLLDRSERTHLFSLAGAVDPAPGTECPSITPALREMLWQLDPIPACVQNSRYDILAYNRTYGRLLCDLDAVAPENRNCMLLSYTDENWRASVVDLPETNRVMAAKFRASMAEHLAEPAWKALLKRLETASPEFREIWARHEVVGPGGRTKLFRNARVGLVRLDHTDLWLGPSTGPRMVTYVPADEESRERLERLHALALAEA, encoded by the coding sequence ATGACGACGATGGTGACCGATGTGCAGCAGATGCCCCACGGTCCCGGGCCGGCCCGTTCGGCCGAGCCGCCGGAGACCGAGGTCCGGCGGCATGAACTCGCGGGCTTCCTGCGCAGTCGGCGCGAGCGCATCACCCCCGAGCAGGTGGGTCTGCCGCGCGGCCGCCGCAGGCGTACCCCCGGGCTGCGCCGCGAGGAGGTCGCCCAGCTCTCCGCCGTCGGCGTCACCTGGTACACCTGGCTCGAACAGGCACGGGACATCCAGGTCTCGCCGCAGGTCCTGGACGCCCTCGCCCGCGCCCTGCTGCTCGACCGGAGCGAGCGCACGCATCTCTTCTCCCTGGCGGGCGCCGTCGACCCCGCTCCGGGTACGGAGTGCCCGAGCATCACCCCGGCGCTGCGCGAGATGCTGTGGCAGCTGGACCCGATCCCGGCCTGTGTGCAGAACAGCCGGTACGACATCCTCGCCTACAACAGGACCTACGGGCGGCTGCTCTGCGACCTGGACGCCGTCGCCCCCGAGAACCGCAACTGCATGCTGCTGTCGTACACCGACGAGAACTGGCGCGCGTCCGTCGTCGACCTCCCCGAGACGAACCGGGTGATGGCCGCCAAGTTCCGCGCCTCGATGGCCGAGCATCTCGCCGAGCCCGCCTGGAAGGCCCTGCTCAAGCGGCTGGAGACGGCCTCACCGGAATTCCGGGAGATCTGGGCGCGCCACGAGGTGGTCGGCCCCGGCGGCCGGACCAAGCTCTTCCGCAACGCCCGGGTCGGACTGGTGCGCCTGGACCACACCGACCTCTGGCTCGGCCCGTCGACGGGTCCGCGCATGGTGACGTACGTCCCCGCCGACGAGGAGTCCCGGGAGCGGCTCGAGCGCCTTCACGCCTTGGCGCTCGCCGAAGCCTGA